The genome window GGCCCGCAACCCCAAGAGCGGCGCCATAGTCAAGATTCCCGCCAAGAAGACCCCCTTCTTCAAGACCGGCAAAGAACTCCGCGAACGCGTAAATCGTGAGTACGCCGATTAGACCCGGTACCGCCCGGATGGTGGAACTGGTAGACACAAGGGACTTAAAATCCCTCGGCAGCAATGCTGTGCCGGTTCGAGCCCGGCTCCGGGCACCAAAGACAGCGTGAATTAAATCAGTAGGTTGGTTTGGAGGGGCAGGTGCGATACCTGCCCCTCTTGCCGTTCCAGGCCGGCAGTTGACGCGACAATTGACGCAGCGTTATGGCAAAACAGCTTCCAGGCCGATGGTGTCGGATACAACCTCTTCTCACGTTACTCGTTGACCCACCTTAGGTATGCCGCTGCATCAACCCCGGGGCCCTCCGGCAGAAACTGGTCGTGGGAGCTTTGCAGTGATCTGTATGTTTTGTATATAAAACAAAATCACCTTGATCTCAGGTATTGTATTGCATATAATGCAAGTATGCTATTCGCCATTGGAGAAGAAATACGAAACGGGCGCAAGCGTCGCAAGATTTCCCAGGGGGCAATGGCAAAAGATCTGGGGATGAGCCGCGCTACGATCAGCCAGATCGAGTCGGGAACCGTGCAGGACGTCGGTGTCCGAAAATTGATCCGTATTTTGGATTACCTCGGCCTGGAGCTGCGAGTTCGTCCGGCGGGCCGACCCCCAACGCTTGATGAACTGAGGGAGGAGAACGACACGCCATGAGTTCGTTGGCGGTATGGGCTGCAGAGTCCCGCGCCGGTCTTCTGGATCGCTCAGCGGACCGACGGCAGTACGTCTTTGCCTACGATCCGGCGGCCGAATCGCCCGCAACCCAGGTGTCGCTTACCATGCCGGTGCGCCTGGAGAGTTGGGTGAGCCGGGATCTCCATCCGATCTTCCAGATGAATCTGCCGGAAGGGGCGCTGTTGGAGGCGATTCGTCGAGCCATCTCAAAACTTGCCGGCGAGGATGACCTTACCATCCTCCGGGTGACCGGCGGCAATCAAATCGGTCGCAACCGCTTTTCCCTTCCCGGCGCTTCCCTTCCCGGCATTGCGGAAACACGGGAATCGCTCGATGCGTTGTTGTCATACCCCGATACCGAAGAACTGTTTCACGAGTTGGTGTCGAAGTACGCTCTCCGCTCAGGGATCTCCGGCGTGCAGCCCAAAATAATGCTGGAGGCCTCGGAGCGGGGGACGGCCACGGTGGGACGTTACATCGTGAAATCCTGGGGCACGGAGTATCCGCACCTGGGGGCCAACGAGTTTTTCTGCATGACGGCCGCGCAGCGGGCCGGGTTGACGGTGCCCGAATTCCATCTGTCCGCGAATGGCGGGCTGTTCGTCATGAAGCGCTTTGATCTGGCCGCCGACGGTTCACCGCGGGGCTTCGAGGATATGTGCGCCCTCCAGGCGCTCGGCACGGCGCAGAAGTACGGCAGCAGCTACGAACGGGTGGCGCGCAGCATCAGGGACTTCGTTTCCGGGGAGTTTCTCCAGGCCGCCCGGGAGCAGTTTTTTGCCTCGCTGGTGCTCTCCTGCATGGTGCGCAACGGCGACGCCCACCTGAAGAATTTCGGAATACTCTACGACCGGCCCGGCGCGGCCGTTCACCTGGCGCCGGTCTACGACGTGGTGACGACAGTAGCGTACCTCTCCAGGGATGTGCCTGCCCTGTCACTGGCCGGAACGAAAAAATGGTGGCCGCGCAAGGTGCTGGAAAAGTTTGCCGTGGCATACCTCTCGTTGCCGGTCGGGAAGATCGAGCATATTATTGATCAGGCGGCCGGGGCCGTGACCGATACCCGGGGTGAGCTTTCAGCGTACATGAAGGACCATCCGGCGTTCCGCCCGGTCGGCGAACGAATGCTGACCGCCTGGGACGAGGGAGTTGCCTCGCTCCGAGCCCAGTAACTACACGGGACACTGGCTGAGAACAGTGGTGCCGTCCTTGCCGGGCATGTCCATGTCTTACCCAGGGGAATCGAGATGAGCAAGATCGGGCGGAATGACCCCTGCCCCTGCGGCAGCGGGAAGAAATACAAGCAGTGCTGTTTCCACCGTGCAGCGTCCGCTGCTGCGGCTCCCAATGCCGAGCTGCTCTGGCGCGCCGGCAACGCCCACCTGGCCGGGGGCGCGCTCGACATGGCACTCTCCTGCTACCGGGAGGCCGTGCGGCTCAGGCCCGGCTTCGCCCAGGCCCACTACAACCTGGGGGTCGTCTTTCAGCAGAAAGGGCTGCTCGACGAGGCCGCCGCCAGCTTTCGGAGCGCCATTTCCTTTAATCGCGACTACGCCAAGGCCTACAACAACCTGGGCTATATCCTGGCCACCCAGGGGCGGCTCGACGAGTCGGCCGACTGCTTCAACCGGGCCATCGCAATCGAGCCCGGCTTTGCCGCGGCCTACCACAACCTGGGCACCACCCTGCGCCACCAGGGGCGGGTCGACGAAACCCTGGCCGCCTTCCGCACGGCCCACGCCATCAATCCCCACGATCCCGTCTTCCACAGCGATCTGCTCATGATGCTGCACTACAGCGACATGGACGACGAAGCCCTGTTTCGGGAGCATGTCCGTTGGGGCGAGCAGCATGCCCCGGCCGCCGCGTCCGTCCCCGCCCGCCAGTGCGACCGGGACCCCGGCCGGAAGCTGCGCATCGGCTACGTCTCCGGCGACCTGGGCAAACACCCCGTGGGCTACTTCCTGCTCCCCCTCCTGGAGAGCCACGACCGCTCGCAGTTCGAGATCTGCTGCTACTCCGAGCGGGGCCAGCGCCAGGAGGACGACGTCACCGCCCGGATCAGGGGCCATGCCGATCTCTGGCGCAGAACCATGGGCCTGGGCGACGCCGCCCTGGCCGAGATGATCCGCGCCGACGGCATCGACATCCTCGTGGACCTGGCCGGCCACACGGCCCACAACCGGCTCAAGGTCTTCGCCCTGAAACCCGCGCCGGCGCAGGTGACCTGGCTCGGCTACCCCAACACCACCGGCCTGCGCGCCATGGACTACCGCATCACCGACGCCGTGGCCGACCCCCCCGGCAGTGCCGATGCCCTGCACACCGAGCAGCTGATCCGGCTCGAACAGAGCTTTCTCTGCTATACCCCGCCCGCCGGCGCGCCCCCCGTGGGCGAGGCGCCATGCCTCACGGGCGCCGGGGTCACCTTTGGCTCCTTCAACAACCTGGCAAAGGTGAGCCCGCAGGTGATCGACGCCTGGAGCGCCATCCTGGGCCGCGTGCCCGGCTCGCGTCTCATGCTCAAGTTCAAGGGCTTTGCCGACGAAACCTGCCGCAGGCGGGTCAGCGACGCCTTCGGGGCCCGGGGCGTCTCCCCGGACCGGCTGGAGCTCGTCTCCTTCGTGGAGAACTTCAACGACCACCTGGCGCTCTACAACCGGCTCGATCTGGCCCTGGACACCTTCCCCTACAACGGCACCGCCACCACCTGCGACGCCCTCTGGATGGGGGTGCCGGTGCTCACCTGCTGCGGCACCCGCCATGTCGCCCGGGTCGGGGCCAGCATCCTCACCTGCCTGGGTTTGCCCGAGCTCATCACCCACTCGCCGGAAGAATACATCGCCGCCGCGGCCGCCCTTGCCGCCGACCCCGCCCGGCTGGCCGCCCTGCGCCGGGATATGCGCCCCCGCCTGGCCGGCTCGCCCCTGTGCGACTCCGCCGGATTCGCCCGCCGTATGGAAACGGCCCTGCGGGATATCTGGCGCCGGTGGTGCAGCGCGTAAGGCCCGCCACTCCCGCGCGATTCTCCCCCTAAAATGCGAAAGGCTGTACGGTCACGTGCCGTACAGCCTTTTCTGATTCTGTGCCTGTCCCCGCCCGAGCGGGGATCGACCGGCAGGTTGCCCTGCCTCGGTGCTACTCATTTAGGTTTTCTCCCAGCTGTTACGATATCTCGCCTCCTTTCCGGCCCGCAGGGCCAACGCAATGAAGGTGTGTAATCATACCAACTGCTTCTTCTGACCTGTTGGTATTCTTATCGGCATCCCCGGCCGAAGCTTGAGAACTATTTTTGCGATCAGCGCGGATAGTGGCGCGGCCCGTTGCCGACCGTCGAACAGTGCAATAAATCAGGAATTTCCCTAATTGATTAAATGTTAATTGCATGTTACTAACCTGAATCATTCGTTTACAGCACCAGGGGTTTCCTTATGAAACGTCGTGAAAATGCTGTGTTGCGCCTTTCCGTGCCGTTCCCTCCCCAGCCCTTCGCCAAGTATTCCCCGCGATCAGTGAAATTGATGTCCTGCTCTGGGAGCACCTCGATGCGCCCTATGCCTCCGTGGTGGTGAGCCATGCGGGGCGTGTGGCCACGGGTGTTTGCTGGGGCTTCGCGGACAGAGGGGACATGCGGGCTCCGGGTGGTGCGGGGGTAGGGGGGATGCGGGTGGTGCAGGGGGGTGAGTAGGGCTTTTGATAAGTTTTGTCAAGGGGAAAGCGGAGATTTCCCTTAACTCCCCGAATTGCCGCCGGTAGCCTTGTCTTGCT of Geobacter anodireducens contains these proteins:
- a CDS encoding transcriptional regulator, producing the protein MLFAIGEEIRNGRKRRKISQGAMAKDLGMSRATISQIESGTVQDVGVRKLIRILDYLGLELRVRPAGRPPTLDELREENDTP
- a CDS encoding phosphatidylinositol kinase; the protein is MSSLAVWAAESRAGLLDRSADRRQYVFAYDPAAESPATQVSLTMPVRLESWVSRDLHPIFQMNLPEGALLEAIRRAISKLAGEDDLTILRVTGGNQIGRNRFSLPGASLPGIAETRESLDALLSYPDTEELFHELVSKYALRSGISGVQPKIMLEASERGTATVGRYIVKSWGTEYPHLGANEFFCMTAAQRAGLTVPEFHLSANGGLFVMKRFDLAADGSPRGFEDMCALQALGTAQKYGSSYERVARSIRDFVSGEFLQAAREQFFASLVLSCMVRNGDAHLKNFGILYDRPGAAVHLAPVYDVVTTVAYLSRDVPALSLAGTKKWWPRKVLEKFAVAYLSLPVGKIEHIIDQAAGAVTDTRGELSAYMKDHPAFRPVGERMLTAWDEGVASLRAQ